One window of the Marinoscillum sp. 108 genome contains the following:
- a CDS encoding glycerophosphodiester phosphodiesterase family protein, giving the protein MTKKFLLYSSPVMVLFLAVALFEPYIYLHFLTSPVIDKSLKKEHFDIIAHKGASGIAPENTMAAFRAAIEMGVDMIELDVRNTKDEEIVVFHDEFLDRTTNGTGAVHDYTLEEIRQLDAGSWFDPKFRDERVPTLKEVLDLINGRCKVLIEIKHMDHPHYHDFAEKLVDVIRQEKNGYEWIILQSEEVEYIEAAHEYDDHVQTKKLMIGEDSAPLIAFYVETKMHLGRAKEDDRMKALNPEYHTLSTRRVFRMHARGFQVYTYSPNNREDMVKMLHMGVDGIITDYPQILIQIRKDIEAL; this is encoded by the coding sequence ATGACTAAAAAATTTCTTCTTTATTCATCACCCGTTATGGTGTTGTTTTTGGCTGTCGCTTTATTCGAGCCTTATATCTATCTACATTTCCTCACGAGTCCGGTGATTGATAAGTCCCTGAAGAAAGAACACTTTGACATCATCGCTCATAAAGGAGCTTCAGGGATTGCTCCTGAAAACACCATGGCGGCATTTCGTGCGGCCATCGAAATGGGTGTGGATATGATAGAACTGGATGTGAGAAACACCAAGGATGAGGAAATAGTGGTGTTTCATGATGAGTTTCTGGACAGGACTACCAACGGCACAGGGGCCGTGCATGATTACACATTGGAGGAAATCAGGCAGTTGGATGCGGGTTCATGGTTTGATCCCAAATTCAGAGATGAGCGTGTCCCAACACTCAAAGAGGTGCTGGACCTGATCAATGGAAGATGCAAGGTGCTCATCGAGATCAAGCACATGGATCACCCACATTATCATGATTTTGCTGAGAAACTTGTGGACGTAATCCGACAAGAAAAGAATGGCTATGAATGGATCATCCTCCAGTCGGAAGAAGTAGAGTACATAGAAGCGGCTCATGAGTATGATGATCATGTGCAGACCAAAAAGCTCATGATCGGTGAAGATTCTGCGCCTTTGATTGCGTTTTATGTGGAAACAAAAATGCACCTGGGGCGGGCTAAGGAGGATGACCGAATGAAAGCACTCAACCCTGAATACCACACGCTATCTACCCGGCGGGTTTTTAGGATGCATGCCCGGGGATTTCAGGTATACACTTATTCACCTAATAATCGTGAGGACATGGTGAAAATGCTTCACATGGGGGTAGATGGTATCATTACCGATTATCCTCAAATCCTTATTCAGATCCGAAAGGATATCGAGGCACTCTAA
- the aspS gene encoding aspartate--tRNA ligase, producing the protein MLRTHTCGELRSSHIGQQVTMAGWVQKIRDKGGMIWVDVRDKYGITQLIFEEGKTDEKTLELARSVGREFVISATGEVVERVAKNDKIPTGDVEIRVKELTVLNESKTPPFIIDDETDGGEDLRAKYRYLDLRRGIVRKNLEMRHQLLQKTRAYLSDHLFTEVETPYLIKSTPEGARDFVVPSRMNPNQFYALPQSPQTFKQLLMVSGFDRYFQIVKCFRDEDLRADRQPEFTQIDCEMSFVTRKDILDTFEGLIKYLFKEVKGVDLGELPHISYADAMTKYGSDKPDLRFGMEFRELNDLTQGKGFVVFDSAELVVGINATGCGEYTRKELDGLTDFVKKPQIGAKGLVYVKCNEDGSFKSSVDKFYDQEALKSWAERLEASPGDLLLILAGESNKTRKALCELRLEMGSRLGLRDRSKFTAAWVVDFPLLEWDEDSQRYHAMHHPFTSPNPEDLDKLSTDPGSVRANAYDMVVNGVELGGGSIRIHDRTLQSQMFDALGFTREEAQDQFGFLMSAFEYGAPPHGGIAFGFDRLCALFGGQDSIRDFIAFPKNTSGRDVMIDSPSLIDSAQLQELHLSLTKPAKSE; encoded by the coding sequence ATGTTGAGAACACATACGTGCGGGGAGCTTAGAAGCAGTCACATTGGTCAGCAGGTCACCATGGCCGGCTGGGTACAGAAGATTAGAGACAAAGGTGGAATGATCTGGGTAGACGTTCGGGATAAGTACGGCATCACTCAGCTCATCTTTGAGGAGGGGAAAACTGATGAGAAGACGCTAGAGCTGGCGAGAAGCGTAGGTCGCGAGTTTGTGATTTCAGCGACAGGAGAAGTGGTAGAACGTGTGGCTAAAAACGATAAAATCCCGACAGGGGATGTGGAAATAAGGGTGAAAGAGCTGACGGTACTCAACGAGTCGAAGACCCCTCCATTCATTATCGATGATGAAACGGATGGTGGAGAAGACTTGCGGGCAAAGTATCGATACCTCGATTTGAGGAGGGGGATTGTCAGGAAAAACCTGGAAATGCGCCACCAGCTGTTGCAAAAGACCAGAGCCTATCTGTCAGATCACTTATTTACGGAGGTAGAGACTCCTTACCTGATCAAAAGTACACCTGAGGGTGCGCGCGATTTTGTGGTGCCTTCACGTATGAATCCCAATCAGTTTTATGCTTTGCCTCAGTCTCCACAGACTTTTAAGCAGTTGCTGATGGTTTCGGGATTCGATCGGTATTTTCAGATCGTGAAGTGCTTTAGGGATGAGGATCTGCGCGCAGACCGTCAGCCGGAGTTTACACAGATAGACTGTGAGATGTCATTTGTCACCCGAAAGGACATACTGGATACTTTCGAAGGACTGATCAAATATCTTTTCAAAGAAGTGAAAGGGGTGGATCTCGGTGAGCTGCCTCACATCTCCTATGCTGATGCCATGACCAAATATGGCTCGGATAAGCCTGACCTGAGGTTCGGAATGGAATTCAGGGAGCTCAACGACCTGACTCAGGGAAAAGGGTTTGTCGTATTTGACAGTGCGGAGTTGGTCGTAGGGATCAACGCGACGGGCTGTGGCGAGTACACCCGCAAGGAGTTGGATGGGTTGACGGATTTTGTGAAGAAACCACAGATTGGGGCAAAGGGCCTGGTGTATGTGAAATGCAACGAGGATGGCTCCTTTAAGAGTTCTGTAGATAAATTTTATGATCAGGAGGCATTGAAATCCTGGGCTGAGCGTTTGGAGGCGAGCCCCGGTGATCTGCTGCTGATTTTGGCCGGTGAGTCCAATAAAACCAGGAAGGCGCTTTGCGAATTGCGTCTGGAGATGGGCTCAAGACTTGGGCTCAGAGACCGCAGTAAGTTCACGGCCGCCTGGGTGGTTGATTTCCCACTATTGGAGTGGGATGAAGATTCTCAGCGATATCATGCAATGCACCACCCATTTACCTCACCAAATCCGGAAGATTTGGATAAACTTTCCACAGATCCTGGAAGTGTGAGAGCCAATGCCTACGACATGGTGGTGAACGGAGTAGAACTTGGAGGTGGGTCTATCAGGATTCACGACCGAACCCTGCAGTCGCAAATGTTTGATGCCCTCGGCTTTACCAGAGAGGAAGCTCAGGATCAGTTTGGCTTTTTGATGAGTGCCTTTGAATATGGCGCTCCTCCGCATGGTGGTATTGCATTTGGTTTTGACAGACTCTGCGCACTTTTCGGAGGACAGGACAGTATCAGAGATTTTATCGCGTTTCCTAAAAACACATCAGGCCGCGATGTAATGATCGACTCTCCATCCCTGATTGACTCAGCACAGCTTCAGGAGCTTCACCTAAGTTTGACAAAACCGGCAAAAAGCGAGTGA
- a CDS encoding nucleoside deaminase, whose protein sequence is MNTLSIHSDEHYMRQALKEAEAAFEEQEIPVGAVVTCQNRIIARAHNQVQRLNDVTAHAEMLAITAAQNFLGSKYLDQCTLYVTLEPCTMCAGALYWSQIAKVCYGAKDEKRGYHLANPDILHPQTTLITGLLADESSELIKAFFRKMRGNNS, encoded by the coding sequence ATGAATACGCTGAGCATTCATAGTGATGAACACTATATGCGTCAGGCACTGAAAGAAGCTGAGGCAGCCTTTGAGGAGCAGGAAATACCTGTAGGCGCAGTGGTCACCTGCCAAAACCGGATCATTGCTCGGGCACACAACCAGGTGCAAAGGCTCAATGATGTCACGGCCCATGCCGAGATGCTGGCCATCACCGCGGCACAGAATTTTCTGGGCTCCAAATACCTGGACCAATGCACACTGTATGTAACCCTCGAGCCATGCACCATGTGTGCCGGAGCACTGTACTGGTCGCAGATAGCCAAGGTGTGCTACGGGGCGAAAGATGAGAAAAGAGGCTACCACCTGGCCAACCCTGATATATTGCATCCACAAACCACGCTCATCACCGGGCTGCTGGCAGATGAGTCCTCTGAATTGATCAAAGCATTTTTTAGAAAGATGCGCGGGAACAATTCATAG
- a CDS encoding superoxide dismutase codes for MAFELPDLPYAHDDLEPHIDKQTMEIHHGKHHAGYVAKLNAAIEGTEMAGLSLEELLTKHSSNGAVRNNGGGHWNHSLFWTIMGPDGGGNPSGTIMDAIHDSFGSFEAFKEKFSNAAATRFGSGWAWLCVHPGGKLEVCSTANQDNPLMPEAGCGGRPILGLDVWEHAYYLKYQNKRPDYIDAFFSVINWSEVNKNYEAAK; via the coding sequence ATGGCATTCGAACTACCAGATTTACCCTATGCACATGATGACCTTGAGCCACACATTGACAAGCAGACAATGGAAATCCATCATGGAAAGCACCATGCAGGATATGTAGCCAAGCTAAACGCGGCGATCGAAGGCACAGAAATGGCTGGTCTTTCGCTGGAAGAGCTGCTAACCAAGCACAGTAGCAACGGAGCAGTACGAAATAACGGAGGTGGTCATTGGAATCACTCATTGTTCTGGACCATCATGGGACCAGATGGTGGCGGAAACCCTTCGGGCACTATTATGGACGCCATACACGACTCGTTTGGTTCTTTTGAAGCCTTCAAAGAAAAATTCAGCAACGCGGCAGCCACCAGATTCGGATCGGGCTGGGCATGGCTATGTGTACACCCGGGCGGAAAACTGGAGGTCTGCTCTACGGCCAATCAAGACAATCCACTGATGCCAGAGGCCGGATGTGGTGGAAGGCCCATCCTCGGACTGGACGTATGGGAGCATGCCTATTACCTGAAATATCAAAACAAAAGGCCCGACTACATTGATGCTTTTTTCAGTGTAATCAACTGGTCAGAAGTGAATAAAAATTACGAAGCCGCTAAGTAG
- the galB gene encoding beta-galactosidase GalB, giving the protein MLKLPGYLVALILLSSISCKQEDTQTAARERISINDDWRFMKYQSSDESDSLIYDVRPEVTDTQDDKAADSKPTEAIEVSTNMAVLKPWILPTGNEFISDPSKKSVRPDGNPGGTYPLVQRDYDDHTWELIDLPHDWAIQGPFFEGWNTPVGGGMGRLPSPGVAWYRKTIEIPKEDEGKSIFLDVDGAMSYAMVWVNGHLAGGWPYGYSSWRINLTPYLEIGGDNQLAIRLDNPPNSSRWYPGGGIYRNVWLVKTDPIHVAHWGTFIKTNNVSSKSAEISLTVDISNNSDASHDVEVVTSIYALENGTSERSFVKKFDRKTLVLSPNARHSVESSVILENPKLWGPPPSQKPNLYLAVTQVIRDHKILDEYETQFGIRSIEFDANRGLIVNGEPVYIKGVNQHHDLGALGAAWNDRAAERQLEMLKELGCNAIRIAHNPPAPELLDMTDRMGFLVVDELYDCWERKKTPLDFHLIFPEWHEQDLRAMIRRDKNHPSVILWSTGNEVGEQYTDEAGARVAAKLRAIANDEDPTRPTSASFNYAKPDMPITAEVEVINLNYQGEGIRNAPAYAHLKGINTPPLYPKFHDKFPDKMIISSENAAALSSRGTYLFPVVDGISAPISDSVGGDPAQGYVSAYELHTANFGSSADKVFSSLDMHPYVAGGFVWSGWDYLGEPTPYYLSRSSYFGLIDLAGFKKDRFYLYQARWRPDFPMVHILPHWNWPDRIGKITPVHIFTSGDEVELFLNGKSLGRKKKKPFEYRLRWDDVIYEPGTLKAIAYKEGKEWSEDMIKTTGAPAKLKLMADRSVINSDGKDLAFITALILDENNLEIPNAAHSVSFTIEGPGNILATDNGDPTDLTSFSSPTRKTFSGKALAIIQSQKGQVVPFRITATSPGLDPYTLTIESAKDGPLKGVNK; this is encoded by the coding sequence ATGCTAAAATTACCCGGCTATCTGGTTGCATTAATCCTGCTCAGCAGCATCAGCTGTAAGCAGGAGGATACTCAAACCGCAGCACGTGAGCGCATCTCGATCAACGATGATTGGCGCTTTATGAAATATCAATCATCGGATGAGTCTGACAGCCTCATCTATGATGTAAGACCAGAGGTTACTGACACACAAGATGACAAAGCTGCAGACTCGAAGCCTACGGAAGCGATAGAAGTATCCACCAATATGGCGGTGCTTAAGCCCTGGATACTGCCTACAGGTAATGAGTTTATCAGCGATCCCTCAAAAAAAAGTGTCCGCCCGGATGGCAACCCAGGAGGCACCTACCCGCTGGTGCAAAGAGACTACGATGACCATACGTGGGAGCTTATAGACCTCCCTCATGACTGGGCCATACAGGGCCCATTCTTTGAGGGGTGGAACACTCCGGTAGGTGGAGGAATGGGAAGACTCCCAAGCCCCGGAGTGGCATGGTATCGCAAGACGATCGAAATCCCGAAGGAAGACGAAGGAAAATCGATTTTTCTGGATGTGGACGGAGCCATGTCCTATGCCATGGTGTGGGTAAATGGTCATTTGGCAGGTGGCTGGCCATACGGATATTCCTCTTGGCGAATCAACCTCACACCATATCTTGAAATTGGCGGAGACAATCAGCTCGCTATAAGACTTGATAACCCGCCGAATTCCTCGAGGTGGTATCCTGGTGGAGGTATTTATCGAAATGTGTGGCTGGTTAAAACCGATCCAATTCACGTAGCACACTGGGGCACTTTTATTAAAACGAACAACGTCTCAAGCAAATCAGCGGAAATTAGTCTGACGGTAGACATCAGCAATAATTCTGACGCAAGCCATGACGTGGAGGTAGTGACGTCAATCTACGCCCTAGAAAATGGCACCTCCGAGCGCTCATTTGTTAAGAAATTTGACAGGAAAACCCTTGTCCTTTCGCCAAATGCGAGGCATTCTGTCGAAAGCTCTGTCATCTTGGAAAACCCAAAACTCTGGGGGCCACCTCCTTCCCAAAAGCCTAACCTCTACTTGGCGGTCACTCAGGTCATCCGTGATCATAAGATACTGGATGAATATGAAACCCAGTTTGGTATCAGGTCCATCGAATTTGATGCAAACAGAGGTCTGATTGTCAATGGTGAACCTGTTTATATTAAGGGAGTGAACCAACATCATGATCTCGGAGCCCTGGGCGCTGCCTGGAATGACAGAGCCGCTGAACGACAGCTTGAAATGCTCAAAGAATTGGGATGCAATGCTATCAGAATCGCCCATAATCCACCTGCCCCCGAACTACTAGATATGACCGATCGCATGGGCTTTCTGGTGGTGGACGAGCTTTATGATTGCTGGGAGCGCAAAAAAACACCATTGGACTTTCACCTGATATTCCCGGAGTGGCACGAGCAAGACCTGAGAGCCATGATCCGTCGTGACAAAAATCACCCATCGGTAATCCTGTGGAGCACTGGCAACGAGGTGGGCGAGCAGTACACTGATGAGGCTGGGGCCCGAGTAGCAGCCAAGCTCAGAGCAATAGCTAATGACGAAGATCCCACCAGACCTACATCTGCTTCATTTAACTATGCAAAACCCGACATGCCCATCACGGCTGAAGTGGAAGTGATCAACCTCAACTATCAAGGTGAGGGGATTCGAAATGCGCCCGCTTACGCTCACCTGAAAGGGATCAACACTCCTCCATTGTATCCAAAATTTCATGATAAATTTCCAGACAAAATGATCATTAGCAGCGAAAATGCCGCTGCACTTAGTAGCCGTGGCACCTACCTGTTCCCTGTGGTAGACGGAATAAGTGCCCCGATCAGCGATTCGGTTGGAGGAGACCCTGCCCAAGGCTACGTCAGCGCATACGAACTTCACACCGCAAATTTCGGCTCCTCTGCTGATAAGGTGTTTAGCTCCTTAGATATGCACCCCTATGTAGCTGGCGGGTTCGTTTGGAGTGGTTGGGATTATTTGGGAGAGCCTACCCCCTATTACCTTTCCAGAAGTTCCTATTTTGGGCTCATAGACCTGGCAGGATTCAAGAAAGATCGCTTCTATCTATATCAGGCCAGATGGAGACCCGATTTCCCCATGGTTCATATTTTGCCTCACTGGAACTGGCCTGACAGGATAGGAAAAATCACCCCGGTGCACATTTTCACTTCCGGAGATGAAGTGGAGCTTTTTCTGAATGGAAAGTCATTGGGAAGGAAAAAGAAAAAACCATTTGAATACAGGCTAAGATGGGATGATGTGATCTATGAACCCGGAACCCTCAAAGCCATTGCTTATAAGGAAGGAAAAGAGTGGTCTGAAGACATGATCAAGACCACAGGTGCTCCAGCTAAGCTGAAGCTGATGGCTGACAGAAGTGTAATCAACTCAGATGGAAAAGATCTGGCCTTTATCACTGCCCTGATTTTGGATGAAAACAATCTCGAAATCCCGAATGCTGCTCATTCGGTATCATTCACGATAGAGGGGCCAGGTAACATACTGGCAACTGACAATGGTGACCCAACAGATCTGACATCCTTCTCGTCACCAACGAGAAAGACCTTTAGCGGAAAAGCATTGGCAATTATTCAGTCCCAAAAGGGACAAGTCGTGCCGTTCAGAATCACAGCTACATCGCCCGGACTGGATCCTTATACCCTTACTATCGAGTCCGCCAAAGACGGTCCTCTAAAAGGAGTGAACAAGTAG
- a CDS encoding endo-1,4-beta-xylanase: MKIIKAIVLLILSITLIHCSSEEMPKPSFGGPSDGDGTPSKQYLKEFAAFPVGNIVSASKLASSSEDNLKFKEILLNDYNSITAENDMKMANIFRGPDNYDWSDGDAIVAYAKANGLRVHGHALVWHSSIPGWLTNFAGTDEEFSKLIENYIKQTVAHFAEEKDSLGNSVVASWDVLNEYFDGTSVRSSLFSQRMGADFHKKLFQWAREANSDVKLFYNDYNVIGISSKRGAILSMVSDFQSNNIPIDGIGAQVHINYQWPTITDIQNGFQEIANTGLLIHSSELDITVNPNDDISELTAERAISQSVQFQRLAFYYGEIVPKNQQFGITVWGFRDQDSWIYEGGTDWPLLYDNNFEPKPAYDGFRNGLDGQAP, from the coding sequence ATGAAAATAATCAAGGCCATTGTTCTACTGATATTGAGTATCACCCTTATCCATTGTAGCTCAGAAGAAATGCCTAAACCAAGCTTTGGTGGGCCCTCTGATGGAGATGGCACTCCATCAAAACAGTACCTCAAAGAATTCGCAGCCTTCCCGGTTGGCAATATTGTGTCGGCCAGCAAGCTAGCCTCCAGTTCAGAGGATAATCTCAAGTTTAAAGAGATATTACTCAATGACTACAACAGTATTACCGCTGAAAATGACATGAAAATGGCCAATATCTTCAGAGGTCCTGATAATTACGACTGGAGTGATGGAGATGCGATTGTAGCCTACGCAAAAGCCAATGGGCTCAGGGTACATGGTCATGCGCTGGTTTGGCACTCCTCTATCCCCGGATGGCTCACCAATTTCGCCGGCACTGACGAAGAATTTTCTAAACTCATTGAGAACTACATCAAGCAAACAGTCGCCCATTTCGCAGAGGAAAAAGACAGTCTGGGCAATTCGGTAGTGGCCAGCTGGGATGTGCTCAATGAGTACTTTGATGGCACTAGTGTAAGATCTTCACTATTCTCACAGAGAATGGGAGCTGATTTTCATAAAAAGCTATTCCAATGGGCACGGGAAGCCAACTCTGATGTGAAACTCTTCTACAATGACTATAATGTGATTGGAATCTCCAGCAAAAGGGGTGCGATCCTTAGCATGGTGAGTGATTTTCAGAGCAACAATATTCCAATAGATGGCATAGGTGCACAGGTACATATTAACTATCAATGGCCCACAATCACTGACATTCAGAATGGCTTTCAGGAAATTGCCAATACCGGGTTGCTGATACATTCCTCAGAATTGGACATCACTGTCAACCCAAATGACGATATTTCCGAACTGACCGCCGAAAGAGCGATATCCCAGTCTGTGCAATTTCAGCGGTTGGCCTTTTACTACGGAGAAATCGTACCAAAAAATCAACAATTCGGGATCACCGTTTGGGGGTTCAGAGATCAGGATAGCTGGATATATGAAGGAGGCACAGACTGGCCACTTTTATATGACAACAATTTTGAGCCCAAACCAGCATACGATGGCTTCAGAAATGGCCTTGATGGTCAGGCACCCTAA